In Geobacter anodireducens, a genomic segment contains:
- a CDS encoding signal peptide peptidase SppA, with amino-acid sequence MRMIIAFLLGCLGMFLTTGCAFVSVPLMSAPQPLAEQVLEGEGAKKILIVDISGAIGDQAKGGGLLSRGTPSTVSLVREVILKAERDPKVAGLILRINSPGGTVTASDIIRHDLLAFKERRNLPVSACIMGIGASGGYYVATAADGITAHPTAVTGSIGVLLMTFNVEGLLGKVGVEEKTIKSGGKKDLLSPFRRATPEEERLVQRVIDQFHGRFVDVVQARPGNRLSRQDLLTLADGRIFSAADALAAGLIDRIGYLDDVIASLRDRIGDPDARVVTYFRPGSYQGSIYAESAVEPSMADLLGGFDMTGGGQFMYLWRPW; translated from the coding sequence ATGAGGATGATCATCGCGTTTCTGCTCGGCTGCCTCGGCATGTTCCTGACAACGGGGTGTGCCTTTGTCAGCGTGCCGCTCATGAGCGCGCCCCAGCCCCTGGCCGAACAGGTGCTGGAAGGGGAAGGGGCGAAAAAGATCCTGATCGTGGACATCAGCGGCGCCATCGGCGATCAGGCCAAGGGGGGCGGCCTGCTGAGCCGGGGAACCCCCTCCACGGTCTCCCTGGTGCGTGAGGTCATCCTGAAGGCCGAGCGCGATCCCAAGGTGGCCGGACTTATCCTGCGGATCAATTCGCCCGGGGGGACGGTGACGGCCAGCGACATCATCCGCCACGACCTGCTCGCCTTCAAGGAGCGCCGGAATCTGCCGGTGTCCGCCTGCATCATGGGGATCGGCGCCTCGGGAGGCTACTACGTGGCCACCGCCGCCGACGGGATAACCGCCCATCCCACGGCCGTGACCGGGAGCATCGGGGTGCTGCTGATGACCTTCAACGTGGAGGGCTTGCTGGGGAAGGTAGGCGTGGAGGAGAAGACCATCAAGTCGGGCGGGAAAAAGGACCTCCTGTCGCCGTTCCGCCGCGCCACCCCGGAGGAAGAGCGGCTGGTGCAGAGGGTCATCGACCAGTTCCACGGGCGCTTCGTGGACGTGGTCCAGGCCCGGCCGGGGAACCGGCTTTCGCGCCAGGATCTGCTCACGCTGGCCGACGGCCGCATCTTCTCCGCCGCCGACGCCCTTGCCGCGGGCCTCATCGACCGGATCGGCTACCTGGACGACGTCATCGCCTCCCTGCGTGACCGCATAGGAGATCCCGACGCCCGGGTGGTCACCTACTTCCGGCCCGGCAGCTACCAGGGGAGCATCTATGCGGAGTCGGCCGTCGAGCCGTCCATGGCGGACCTGCTGGGCGGGTTCGACATGACTGGCGGCGGCCAGTTCATGTATCTCTGGCGCCCCTGGTGA
- a CDS encoding ABC transporter permease: protein MLVSSIEKIGALTLSVVGEMGKMIIFLTHALINIVIRPGKPIHIYKQIHFIGAKSLFVIVLTAAFTGMVLGLQGYYSLAKFGSEGMLGSAVALSLIRELGPVLSALMVVGRAGSAITAEIGIKKITEQIDALKTMALEPFKYLVSPKILAALVALPLLCAIFDVVGIYGGYVVGVKLLGVNPGAYFSEMERSVEWKDVWSGIVKSFSFGGIIAWVCCYKGYHASRGAEGVSRATTEAVVMSSVLVLIWDYFLTSVML, encoded by the coding sequence TTGCTGGTATCATCCATTGAAAAGATCGGCGCCCTCACCCTCTCCGTGGTGGGGGAGATGGGGAAGATGATCATCTTCCTCACCCATGCCCTGATCAACATCGTGATCAGGCCCGGCAAGCCGATCCACATCTACAAGCAGATCCACTTCATCGGCGCGAAATCGCTCTTCGTCATCGTTCTGACCGCCGCCTTCACAGGGATGGTGCTGGGGCTCCAGGGGTACTACTCCCTGGCCAAGTTCGGTTCCGAAGGGATGCTCGGCTCGGCCGTGGCCCTCTCCCTCATCCGGGAACTGGGGCCGGTCCTCTCGGCCCTCATGGTGGTGGGCCGGGCCGGCAGCGCCATCACCGCCGAGATCGGCATCAAGAAGATAACGGAGCAGATCGACGCCCTGAAGACCATGGCCCTGGAGCCGTTCAAGTATCTGGTCTCCCCCAAGATCCTGGCGGCCCTGGTGGCGCTGCCGCTGCTCTGCGCCATCTTCGACGTGGTCGGCATCTATGGCGGCTACGTGGTGGGAGTGAAACTCCTGGGGGTCAACCCGGGCGCCTACTTCTCCGAGATGGAGCGGAGCGTGGAATGGAAGGACGTCTGGTCGGGCATCGTAAAATCGTTCTCCTTCGGCGGCATCATCGCCTGGGTCTGCTGCTACAAGGGATACCACGCCAGCCGCGGCGCAGAGGGGGTATCGCGGGCCACCACCGAGGCGGTGGTCATGTCGTCGGTGCTGGTGCTCATCTGGGATTACTTCCTGACTTCCGTCATGTTATAG
- a CDS encoding RND transporter, translating to MVRASRFVSGAVHLFLTAVILAPPGASGEVRPLTLPQAVEYALAHNGELKALRSEKDVARAGLERAVLLPNPTLELSADSGVMTGSPDETTVSIGISQEFLTGGKRAKRRAVAEREAEAVHFQIADRERQISQEVKSTFSELMLARKRRELAQRAAELNETLLVITRERLAAGDIPELEVSLARVEVARSEGRNIEAERDLAPLLARLRTLLGVPAGEEVGFDGISEQRPLSIPLDDLVRLALENRPDLKALQAARAQGEAAVELAEAERIPNVTLGLGFTHERSTDATGSGDEKTRDNLLGVTLSIPLPLFDRNQAGIRQARAVRQGAGNRLEFARSSVPREIEGDYARLAAAEKTLKLYADGILPQLEDNLKLVQEAYRLGEVGILSVIEEQKKYIEVHDGYLAALANRQTALARLEASVGTDFQNRTSGGAQ from the coding sequence TTGGTACGAGCATCTCGTTTCGTGTCCGGAGCAGTCCATCTGTTCCTGACCGCTGTAATTCTCGCCCCCCCGGGGGCTTCAGGGGAGGTCCGTCCGCTGACCCTGCCTCAGGCTGTCGAGTATGCCCTGGCACACAACGGCGAACTGAAGGCACTGCGCAGCGAAAAGGACGTGGCGCGGGCAGGGCTGGAGCGCGCCGTGCTTCTGCCCAATCCCACCCTGGAATTGTCGGCCGACTCCGGCGTCATGACCGGCAGCCCCGACGAAACAACCGTTTCCATCGGCATTTCCCAGGAGTTCCTGACCGGCGGAAAGCGGGCCAAGCGCCGAGCCGTTGCCGAGCGCGAGGCGGAGGCGGTTCATTTCCAGATTGCCGACCGGGAGCGGCAGATATCCCAGGAGGTGAAGAGTACCTTCTCCGAACTGATGCTGGCCCGGAAACGGAGGGAACTGGCCCAACGGGCAGCAGAACTGAACGAAACGCTGCTGGTGATAACGCGGGAGCGCCTGGCCGCGGGCGATATTCCGGAACTGGAGGTCAGCCTCGCCCGGGTGGAAGTGGCCCGGAGCGAAGGACGGAACATCGAGGCGGAACGGGATCTCGCCCCGCTGCTGGCCAGGCTGAGGACCCTGCTGGGGGTTCCGGCGGGGGAGGAGGTCGGCTTTGACGGCATTTCCGAGCAACGGCCCCTGTCGATTCCTCTCGACGACCTCGTTCGTCTGGCCCTGGAAAACCGGCCCGACCTGAAGGCGCTCCAAGCCGCCCGCGCACAGGGGGAGGCCGCCGTTGAGCTGGCCGAGGCGGAGCGCATCCCGAACGTGACGCTCGGGCTCGGCTTCACCCACGAGCGGAGCACGGACGCCACAGGCTCCGGCGACGAAAAGACCCGCGACAACCTGCTGGGGGTGACCCTGTCGATTCCGCTCCCCCTTTTCGACCGCAACCAGGCCGGCATCCGGCAGGCCCGGGCCGTCAGGCAGGGGGCCGGCAACCGGCTGGAGTTCGCCCGTTCGAGCGTGCCCCGGGAGATCGAGGGCGATTACGCGCGGCTCGCTGCGGCCGAGAAGACCCTCAAGCTGTACGCTGACGGCATTCTTCCCCAACTGGAGGACAACCTGAAGCTCGTGCAGGAGGCGTACCGGCTGGGCGAGGTCGGAATCCTCTCGGTCATTGAAGAGCAGAAAAAGTACATCGAAGTCCACGACGGTTACCTTGCCGCGCTCGCCAACCGGCAGACGGCCCTGGCCCGGCTCGAAGCCTCTGTCGGGACCGATTTCCAGAACAGAACCAGCGGAGGTGCGCAGTGA
- a CDS encoding Fis family transcriptional regulator, with amino-acid sequence MAEILIIDDDDSMRSSLWHMVKRMGHQAESASTLREGLEKASSGAFDVVLLDVSMPDGNGLDILPDIQRTPAEPEVIIITGYGNPDSAELAIRSGAWDYIEKGTSLKAMTLHLVRALQYRQEKIASRGASVTALKRHDIVGNSHKIRDCLDLVAQAAAGDTSVMITGETGTGKELFARAIHSNSRRAEGNFVVVDCAALPETLVESLLFGHEKGTFTGAEKAREGLIQQAHGGSLFLDEVGELPLSVQKAFLRVLQERRFRPLGSQREQVSDFRLISATNRDLDQMVRDGSFRDDLLFRLRAFAIELPPLRERPEDIKELARHHVDRLCERYGFATKGFAPEFLETLTQHSWPGNVRELVNTLERALASARLEPTLFPQHLPLDIRVQIARAAVEQPEPGAAPQRVTQSLPRLQDFRETVFAQAEKQYLSDLLSLTGNDLKEACRIAGLSLSRLYALLSKHGVKPT; translated from the coding sequence ATGGCTGAGATCCTTATCATCGATGATGACGACTCCATGCGCTCTTCCCTGTGGCACATGGTGAAGCGGATGGGGCACCAGGCGGAAAGTGCCTCGACCCTCAGGGAAGGCCTTGAAAAAGCCTCCTCAGGGGCATTCGACGTGGTACTGCTCGATGTGAGCATGCCGGATGGAAACGGGCTCGACATTCTGCCGGATATCCAGCGGACTCCGGCCGAACCGGAGGTGATCATCATCACCGGTTACGGCAACCCGGACTCAGCCGAGCTGGCCATCAGGAGCGGGGCCTGGGACTACATTGAAAAGGGGACCTCGCTCAAGGCGATGACCCTGCATCTCGTGCGCGCACTCCAGTACCGGCAGGAGAAAATCGCCAGCCGCGGCGCGAGCGTCACCGCGCTCAAGCGTCACGACATCGTCGGCAACAGCCATAAGATCAGGGACTGCCTGGACCTGGTGGCCCAGGCAGCCGCCGGCGACACCTCTGTGATGATTACCGGAGAAACCGGCACGGGAAAAGAGCTTTTTGCCCGGGCCATCCACAGCAACAGCCGCCGGGCCGAGGGCAACTTCGTGGTGGTGGATTGTGCCGCTTTGCCGGAAACCCTGGTGGAAAGCCTCCTGTTCGGCCATGAAAAGGGGACGTTCACGGGAGCGGAAAAGGCCCGGGAAGGGCTCATCCAGCAGGCGCACGGGGGATCGCTCTTTCTGGACGAGGTCGGCGAGCTTCCCCTGTCGGTCCAGAAGGCTTTCCTGCGGGTCCTCCAGGAGCGCCGGTTCCGCCCCCTTGGCAGCCAGCGCGAGCAGGTGAGCGATTTCCGCCTCATCTCCGCGACCAACCGGGATCTCGACCAGATGGTGCGTGACGGCAGTTTTCGCGATGACCTGCTGTTCCGGCTCCGCGCGTTCGCCATCGAGCTTCCGCCGCTCCGGGAGCGTCCGGAGGACATCAAGGAATTGGCGCGTCACCATGTGGACAGACTCTGTGAGCGTTACGGATTTGCCACCAAAGGGTTTGCGCCGGAATTCCTGGAAACCCTGACCCAGCACTCGTGGCCCGGAAACGTGCGTGAACTGGTCAATACGCTGGAGCGGGCGCTCGCATCAGCCCGCCTGGAACCGACCCTCTTCCCCCAGCACCTGCCCCTTGACATCCGCGTACAGATCGCCCGGGCGGCAGTGGAGCAGCCCGAGCCCGGCGCAGCGCCCCAGCGGGTCACCCAATCGCTGCCCCGACTCCAGGACTTTCGCGAAACAGTGTTCGCCCAGGCTGAAAAGCAATACCTCAGCGACTTACTCTCCCTCACCGGCAATGATCTCAAGGAGGCGTGCCGCATTGCCGGACTTTCACTGTCGCGTTTGTACGCCCTTCTCAGCAAGCACGGCGTAAAACCGACCTAG
- a CDS encoding transposase: MRGFDSNTEALFTYVTPESFVPKDHPLRAIRKMADEALAGMDKLFDSMYATTGRSSIPPEKLLKAQLLMILYSIRSNRQLVEQIHYNFLFRWFLGMGLDEKVWDHSSFTKNSERLIGSEVAAEFLSRILAQAERKRLLSREHFTVDGTLIEAWASIKSFKPKDGPPSAGGGGRNETVDFKGQKLTNETHGSVTDPDARLYRKGKTKEAKLCYQGHTLMENRSGLIVRTKVTMASGSGEREAAKTMVQRLPRTTRRISLGGDKGYDTEAFVRELRRLRITPHVAQNTTNRKSAIDGRTTNHPNYAISQKIRKRIEEGFGWMKTVGRLRKTMYRGIEKIAMQLDLHAAAYNLVRMKNLGLGVT, from the coding sequence ATGCGCGGTTTTGACAGCAACACAGAAGCACTTTTTACCTATGTGACTCCTGAATCCTTTGTCCCGAAGGACCACCCCTTGCGGGCCATTCGTAAAATGGCTGACGAAGCCCTGGCAGGGATGGACAAGCTCTTTGACAGTATGTATGCCACAACCGGCAGATCGTCGATCCCGCCGGAGAAGCTCTTGAAAGCCCAACTGCTGATGATTCTTTACTCCATCCGTAGCAACCGGCAGCTGGTGGAGCAGATCCACTACAACTTCCTGTTCCGCTGGTTCCTTGGTATGGGCCTGGATGAGAAGGTCTGGGACCATTCCAGTTTTACCAAGAACAGCGAACGGTTGATCGGTTCCGAGGTTGCTGCCGAGTTTCTGTCACGGATACTGGCTCAGGCGGAAAGAAAGCGCCTTTTGTCACGCGAGCACTTCACGGTTGATGGCACCCTCATCGAAGCCTGGGCATCCATCAAGAGCTTCAAGCCCAAGGATGGTCCACCGTCAGCTGGCGGTGGAGGCAGAAACGAGACCGTGGATTTCAAAGGGCAGAAGCTTACCAACGAAACCCATGGTTCTGTTACCGATCCCGATGCCCGTCTCTACCGCAAGGGAAAGACCAAGGAAGCCAAGCTCTGCTACCAGGGGCACACCCTGATGGAGAACCGCAGTGGCCTGATTGTCAGGACCAAGGTAACAATGGCATCCGGTTCCGGCGAACGCGAAGCGGCAAAGACAATGGTGCAGCGTCTCCCCCGGACCACCCGCCGCATATCGCTTGGCGGTGACAAAGGCTACGACACGGAAGCCTTCGTCAGAGAACTCCGCCGGCTCAGGATCACACCGCACGTGGCGCAGAACACCACGAACAGAAAGTCGGCCATTGACGGTAGAACCACCAATCATCCGAACTACGCCATCAGCCAGAAGATCAGGAAACGGATCGAAGAAGGCTTTGGCTGGATGAAGACCGTAGGCAGGTTACGCAAAACGATGTACCGGGGAATCGAGAAAATCGCCATGCAACTTGACCTGCACGCAGCGGCTTACAACCTGGTTCGGATGAAAAACCTGGGCCTTGGTGTCACCTGA
- a CDS encoding histidine kinase has product MKLRTKLIILVSILVIILMVVTSRITLGYLERHLHDSIAAQQTATVVHVATDIDSTLRSMLELLTASARVVPPAALADPSGAKAFLESRTGLRTLFNNHLFVVDAAGNLLAEVTNQEVRRVENYSDHAFFNKARATRKPLISELTTCCTGTANLREIVFISPILGENGSFKGALLGGIDLSEENALSRFGRITVGNKGFIRIIDRNHMVLIHAEREHTLIKAVPEVARLADAAREGYVGTRETKGRYGDILLTSVTKLGSKDWVVAASYPLTVAYEPVKVVRRLFIISTVAAILGVLVVVSLSMQYLTRPILALERHINELSGKKGKERLVPVSNEDELSRLTETFNTMLAEIDRQTESLRESEDRFRGAFEQAAVGMAIIDREGLLIRTNRRFCDITGRHDDDLAGLDCLALVHTEDRNAAREIMTTMAATEGEPLTREFRFTHGTGRTVWANTAFSPVRGRSGTDDSFIMVVEDVTERKRAEEEILRLNSDLEQRVADRTAALENANRELEAFSYTVSHDLKAPARHISGIVDMVLEDWGGCMEPAHRELMERVAAAAGRMQSMIDGLLELSRVSSDELRRQEVRPADLAREICIELAAAEPARQVDWSVKDVPPANADPELLMTVLENLLGNAWKYTSRNERAEVEFGCEYCSGKDMYYVKDNGAGFDIREAQRLFAPFQRFHPASEFEGNGIGLATVARIIHRHGGTIRAESAPGRGATFYFSLD; this is encoded by the coding sequence ATGAAACTCAGGACAAAACTCATTATTCTGGTGTCGATTCTCGTAATCATCCTGATGGTGGTGACCTCGAGGATCACGCTGGGCTACCTGGAGCGGCACCTCCATGACTCCATCGCCGCCCAGCAGACCGCCACCGTCGTCCACGTGGCCACGGACATCGACAGCACCCTCCGCTCCATGCTGGAGCTGCTGACGGCAAGCGCCCGGGTCGTCCCGCCCGCAGCACTGGCCGACCCCTCGGGTGCCAAGGCGTTTCTGGAAAGCCGGACCGGCCTGCGCACGCTGTTCAACAATCACCTCTTCGTCGTTGATGCCGCCGGCAACCTCCTGGCAGAAGTGACCAACCAGGAAGTCCGACGGGTAGAAAACTACTCCGATCACGCCTTCTTCAACAAAGCCAGGGCGACCCGCAAGCCGCTCATCTCCGAGCTGACCACCTGCTGCACCGGCACCGCCAACTTGAGGGAAATCGTCTTTATCAGCCCCATCCTCGGGGAAAACGGATCATTCAAGGGAGCCTTGCTGGGGGGAATTGACCTGAGCGAGGAAAACGCCCTGAGCCGGTTCGGCCGGATCACCGTGGGCAACAAGGGGTTCATCCGCATCATCGACCGCAACCATATGGTGCTGATCCATGCAGAACGGGAGCACACCCTGATCAAGGCGGTTCCCGAAGTTGCGCGCCTGGCCGACGCCGCCCGGGAGGGCTACGTGGGCACCCGCGAAACAAAGGGGCGATACGGCGACATCCTTCTGACATCGGTAACGAAGCTCGGCAGCAAGGATTGGGTCGTGGCGGCGAGCTATCCGCTCACAGTGGCCTACGAGCCCGTGAAGGTGGTACGTCGGCTGTTCATCATCAGTACCGTGGCCGCCATCCTCGGCGTTCTGGTAGTGGTCTCGCTCTCCATGCAGTACCTGACCCGCCCCATTCTGGCGCTGGAGCGGCACATCAACGAACTGAGCGGCAAAAAAGGCAAGGAACGGCTGGTGCCGGTATCGAACGAGGACGAGTTGAGCCGGCTCACCGAAACCTTCAACACTATGCTTGCGGAGATCGACCGGCAAACCGAGAGCCTCAGGGAGAGCGAGGACCGTTTCCGGGGGGCTTTCGAGCAGGCGGCGGTGGGCATGGCCATCATCGACCGCGAAGGGCTGCTGATCAGGACAAACCGGCGCTTCTGCGACATTACCGGTCGCCATGACGACGATCTGGCCGGGCTCGATTGCCTTGCCCTGGTGCACACGGAGGACCGCAACGCCGCCCGGGAGATCATGACGACCATGGCCGCCACTGAAGGGGAGCCGTTGACGCGCGAGTTCCGATTCACCCATGGCACGGGCCGGACCGTCTGGGCAAATACCGCGTTTTCGCCGGTCCGGGGGAGGAGCGGCACCGACGATTCCTTCATAATGGTGGTGGAGGATGTCACCGAGCGCAAGCGTGCCGAAGAGGAAATCCTGCGGTTGAACTCCGACCTGGAACAGCGGGTGGCGGATCGTACCGCCGCACTGGAGAATGCCAACCGGGAGCTGGAGGCATTCAGCTACACCGTCTCCCACGACCTGAAGGCCCCGGCCCGCCATATCTCCGGGATCGTCGACATGGTGCTGGAAGATTGGGGTGGCTGCATGGAGCCTGCGCACCGCGAGTTGATGGAGCGCGTGGCCGCGGCAGCCGGCAGGATGCAGTCCATGATCGACGGATTGCTGGAACTGAGCCGCGTGAGTAGCGACGAACTGCGGCGCCAGGAGGTTCGCCCGGCCGACCTGGCCCGGGAGATATGCATCGAGCTGGCCGCGGCAGAGCCGGCGCGGCAGGTGGACTGGAGCGTAAAGGATGTGCCGCCGGCCAATGCCGATCCCGAACTCCTCATGACCGTGCTGGAAAATCTCCTGGGCAACGCCTGGAAGTATACCTCGCGAAACGAACGGGCTGAGGTGGAATTCGGCTGCGAATATTGTTCGGGAAAAGACATGTACTATGTAAAGGACAACGGCGCCGGGTTCGACATACGCGAGGCCCAGCGGCTGTTCGCCCCCTTCCAGCGCTTCCATCCGGCATCCGAGTTCGAAGGAAACGGCATCGGGCTCGCCACGGTCGCCCGGATCATCCATCGCCACGGCGGCACCATCCGCGCCGAGTCGGCTCCCGGCCGGGGAGCCACCTTCTATTTCTCCCTCGACTGA
- a CDS encoding transcription elongation factor GreAB: MDARAIYVTEDDLSRLEEILDTITSRDRKDLQKLEDELASATIVDPQNVPPNVVTMNSRVKLRDIRADKEMTISLVFPNDANIAEGKISVLSPIGTAILGFGAGDTLDLSVRSFAKKIRIEEILHQPGAAGSHDL, translated from the coding sequence ATGGATGCACGAGCTATCTACGTAACCGAGGACGATCTCTCAAGGCTTGAGGAGATTCTTGACACGATAACGTCCCGCGACCGCAAGGATCTCCAGAAACTGGAAGACGAACTGGCATCGGCAACGATCGTCGATCCCCAGAATGTCCCACCGAATGTCGTAACCATGAACTCGCGGGTGAAGCTGCGCGATATCCGTGCCGACAAGGAAATGACCATATCGTTGGTCTTTCCCAATGACGCAAACATCGCGGAAGGAAAAATCTCAGTTCTGTCACCCATCGGAACCGCGATCCTCGGCTTTGGCGCCGGCGACACCCTGGACCTGTCCGTCCGCTCGTTTGCCAAAAAAATCAGGATCGAGGAAATTCTCCATCAGCCCGGCGCGGCAGGGAGCCATGATTTGTAG
- a CDS encoding ABC transporter ATP-binding protein, protein MIRLVDVHKSFGSQVVLDGLTMDIPEGKITAVIGPSGEGKSVLLKHMIGIMKPDRGEVFVDGENITTMRRYQMNRVWEKFGMLFQNAALFDSLTVFENVAFPLEEKTRLSRSEISDRVHEALGHVGLRNVDKKFPDELSGGMKKRVGLARALLLNPRIILFDEPTTGLDPIICRAIHELIRRTHERFGYTAVIVSHEIPEIFDISENVAMLYRGKIVEQGTSEDIRRSEHPVVRQFISGSSKAPSSSSEKVGV, encoded by the coding sequence ATGATCAGACTCGTTGACGTCCATAAATCGTTCGGCAGCCAGGTGGTGCTCGACGGCCTCACCATGGATATCCCGGAAGGGAAGATCACCGCGGTGATCGGCCCCAGCGGCGAGGGGAAAAGCGTGCTGCTCAAGCACATGATCGGCATCATGAAACCGGACCGGGGCGAGGTGTTCGTGGACGGCGAGAACATCACCACCATGCGCCGCTATCAGATGAACCGGGTCTGGGAGAAGTTCGGCATGCTGTTTCAGAACGCGGCCCTGTTCGACTCCCTGACCGTGTTCGAGAACGTGGCCTTCCCCCTGGAGGAGAAGACCCGGCTGAGCCGCTCGGAGATCAGCGACCGGGTCCACGAGGCCCTGGGACACGTGGGGCTCAGGAACGTGGACAAGAAATTCCCCGACGAGTTGTCCGGCGGCATGAAAAAGCGGGTGGGGCTGGCGCGGGCCCTGCTCCTGAACCCGCGGATCATCCTGTTCGACGAGCCGACCACCGGCCTCGACCCCATCATCTGCCGGGCCATCCACGAACTGATCCGGAGGACCCACGAGCGGTTCGGCTATACGGCGGTGATCGTTTCCCACGAAATCCCGGAGATCTTCGACATCTCCGAGAACGTGGCAATGCTCTACCGGGGCAAGATCGTCGAGCAGGGCACGTCGGAAGACATCCGGCGCTCGGAGCATCCGGTGGTGCGGCAGTTCATCAGCGGCAGCTCGAAGGCCCCATCCAGCTCATCTGAAAAGGTAGGCGTATGA
- a CDS encoding peptidylprolyl isomerase (rotamase C; accelerates isomerization of the peptidyl prolyl bond), giving the protein MPTATARHILVASEAECLQLKAEIEAGAEFADVARRHSLCPSRAQGGDLGTFTQGQMVKEFDDIVFSGEINKVLGPVRTQFGYHLIEITKRW; this is encoded by the coding sequence ATGCCCACAGCAACTGCCCGTCACATCCTCGTCGCTTCGGAAGCCGAGTGCCTGCAGCTCAAGGCCGAGATCGAGGCCGGCGCCGAATTCGCCGATGTCGCCCGCCGGCATTCCCTCTGCCCCTCACGCGCCCAGGGAGGCGATCTCGGGACCTTTACCCAGGGACAGATGGTAAAGGAATTCGACGATATCGTCTTCTCCGGCGAGATCAACAAGGTGCTCGGTCCGGTCCGGACCCAGTTCGGGTACCATCTCATCGAAATCACCAAGCGCTGGTAA
- a CDS encoding efflux transporter periplasmic adaptor subunit, whose translation MNRNHGIIIGLVLAVAIGGGIAYRSAHVPGGAGEHAESKEAGHSEGTGGHDEGKEHAGEKDGHGGHGEEGAVSMTVEAQKQNGVVVAAAAPQRLAGVISATGKVEANADRIAHVSPRISGKIVSVRASLGDSVAAGQPLVTLDSVELGEALNRYHQSKTRLALAQSSMDRIKALVEKKIAARKDILQAETDYTMAQTELHTDEERLALYGVSAPDLTSAGHRKPLLPVRSPIGGVITEKHAIVGELADPSKSLFTVADLSSVWVMVDINEKDLAKVHRGQSATVTLGAFPDVKLKGRITYIADLVDVSSRTVKARVEVANPGRKLKPEMFATVELTLAADAPPVLAVPEDALQDLDGKKVVFVAEKESEFAARPVQTGRAAGGLVEIVSGLKEGERYAVKGSFILKSELKKGEMTDEHGHGE comes from the coding sequence GTGAACAGGAACCATGGAATCATCATCGGCCTTGTCCTGGCCGTGGCCATCGGGGGCGGCATTGCGTATCGCTCTGCCCATGTGCCGGGGGGCGCCGGCGAACATGCCGAATCAAAGGAAGCCGGCCATAGCGAAGGCACGGGTGGTCACGATGAAGGGAAGGAGCACGCGGGAGAGAAGGACGGCCATGGGGGGCACGGGGAAGAAGGCGCCGTCTCCATGACTGTCGAGGCACAGAAGCAGAACGGCGTGGTCGTGGCCGCGGCCGCACCACAGCGGCTGGCCGGCGTGATCAGCGCCACCGGCAAGGTGGAGGCAAACGCCGACCGGATCGCCCATGTCTCGCCGCGCATCTCCGGCAAGATCGTCAGCGTCCGGGCCTCCCTCGGCGACAGCGTCGCCGCCGGCCAGCCCCTCGTGACCCTGGACAGCGTCGAGTTGGGCGAAGCCCTGAACCGCTACCACCAGTCGAAGACGCGGCTGGCCCTGGCCCAGTCCAGCATGGACCGGATCAAGGCCCTGGTGGAAAAGAAGATCGCGGCCCGCAAGGACATCCTCCAGGCGGAGACCGACTACACAATGGCCCAGACCGAACTGCATACCGACGAGGAGCGCCTCGCCCTGTACGGTGTCTCGGCGCCTGACCTCACAAGCGCCGGCCACAGGAAGCCGCTGTTGCCGGTCCGCTCTCCCATCGGCGGCGTCATCACCGAAAAACACGCCATCGTCGGCGAACTGGCCGATCCCTCCAAAAGCCTCTTTACCGTGGCCGACCTCTCGTCGGTCTGGGTGATGGTGGACATCAACGAAAAGGATCTGGCCAAGGTCCACCGGGGGCAGTCCGCCACCGTCACCCTCGGCGCGTTTCCGGACGTGAAGCTGAAAGGGCGCATCACCTACATCGCCGATCTCGTCGACGTCAGCAGCCGCACCGTCAAGGCCCGGGTCGAGGTGGCCAATCCGGGGCGGAAGCTGAAGCCGGAGATGTTCGCCACGGTGGAGCTGACGCTGGCGGCCGACGCTCCGCCGGTCCTGGCGGTCCCCGAGGATGCCCTGCAGGATCTGGACGGGAAAAAGGTGGTTTTCGTGGCGGAGAAGGAATCGGAATTCGCGGCCCGTCCGGTGCAGACCGGCCGGGCCGCCGGCGGCCTGGTGGAGATCGTTTCCGGCCTGAAGGAGGGGGAACGCTACGCCGTGAAGGGCTCGTTCATTCTTAAGTCAGAGCTGAAAAAGGGCGAGATGACGGACGAACACGGCCACGGCGAATGA